A window of Helicobacteraceae bacterium contains these coding sequences:
- the ppk1 gene encoding polyphosphate kinase 1, whose product MIRHLQPQHFINRELSWLRFNTRVLEEASNPRNPPLEQLKYIAIYGTNLDEFYMIRVAGLKVMEKARVNPGSPDGLSAYEQLTLIREYVSKEAPLVEQKIAELFAILEKRSLKIKNYGDLNPQQKRKANAYFESHIYPVVIPIAVDATHPFPHLNNLSFAMAVKLKAGENDPIRHGLIRLPRVLPRFVEIDAGTFTPIESIVYHHIEDMFPGFTPISHAPFRVTRNADISIEEEEADDFLDVLEEGLRLRQKGEIVRLEIAQNCDPDLLAFLTTHLKVSPNDIYAKTAPLNLGAYWQLIGNKRFTHLLLESQPPRALPPFDLKEPIAGIIDKQDAVILLPYESFSPIERFIAEAAGDPNVLSIRMTLYRVGNNSPIVKALIEAAEAGKMVTAVVELKARFDEENNLKWARALENAGAHVIYGVVGLKIHAKIAHVIRREPNGDLKHFVHLSTGNYNSGTARIYTDISFFTASQKIGEDAVRFFHHITGFAKNTELHSLAMAPTQIKPRLLELIAAEAKMKGEGEIIAKINSLVDKDIITALCRASQAGVKISLIVRGICCLLPGVKGVSENIRVVSIVGKFLEHGRTLYFKHADPQLFFSSADWMPRNLTRRIELMTPIYDAEIARLLLCVLKLQLGDKKQAKELKSDGQYAAYQDGGYDAQGALEAIAAKLHENGEPRAKIAPAIEEFLKANGL is encoded by the coding sequence ATGATCCGCCATTTACAACCGCAACATTTCATCAACCGCGAACTTAGCTGGCTTCGCTTCAACACGCGCGTTTTAGAAGAGGCTTCCAACCCGCGCAATCCGCCGCTAGAGCAGCTTAAATATATCGCCATTTACGGCACGAACCTAGACGAGTTCTATATGATTCGCGTCGCGGGGTTAAAGGTGATGGAAAAAGCCCGCGTCAATCCGGGCAGTCCCGACGGGTTAAGCGCCTACGAGCAGCTTACGCTAATTCGCGAGTATGTCTCCAAAGAGGCGCCGCTCGTCGAACAAAAGATCGCGGAGCTGTTTGCCATATTGGAAAAGCGCTCGCTCAAGATAAAAAACTACGGCGATCTTAATCCGCAGCAAAAACGCAAGGCGAACGCCTATTTTGAGAGCCATATCTACCCCGTCGTGATCCCGATCGCCGTTGACGCGACCCACCCCTTCCCGCATCTAAATAATCTTAGCTTTGCGATGGCGGTTAAACTAAAAGCGGGCGAGAACGATCCGATAAGGCACGGGCTTATCCGTCTGCCTCGCGTTTTGCCGCGTTTTGTGGAGATCGACGCGGGGACTTTTACGCCGATTGAATCGATTGTCTATCATCATATCGAGGATATGTTTCCCGGTTTTACGCCGATTAGCCACGCGCCGTTTCGAGTAACGCGCAACGCCGATATTTCCATAGAGGAAGAGGAAGCCGACGATTTTCTCGACGTGCTAGAAGAGGGTTTGCGTCTTAGGCAAAAAGGCGAGATCGTCCGTCTTGAGATCGCCCAAAACTGCGATCCCGATCTATTGGCGTTTTTGACGACGCATCTCAAAGTCAGCCCGAACGATATTTACGCAAAAACCGCGCCGCTTAATCTCGGCGCGTATTGGCAACTTATCGGCAATAAGCGCTTTACCCATCTGCTGCTAGAAAGCCAGCCGCCTCGCGCTCTGCCGCCGTTTGATCTCAAAGAGCCAATCGCGGGCATAATCGACAAGCAAGACGCCGTTATTTTGCTGCCATACGAGAGCTTTAGCCCGATCGAGCGGTTTATCGCGGAGGCGGCTGGCGATCCGAACGTGCTTTCGATCAGAATGACGCTCTATCGCGTCGGCAACAACTCGCCGATTGTCAAAGCGTTGATCGAGGCGGCGGAAGCGGGCAAAATGGTTACGGCGGTCGTGGAACTCAAAGCCCGCTTCGACGAGGAGAACAACCTAAAATGGGCTAGAGCGCTGGAAAACGCGGGCGCGCATGTGATCTACGGCGTGGTGGGACTGAAAATACACGCCAAAATCGCGCACGTTATCCGCAGAGAGCCTAACGGCGATCTCAAACATTTCGTGCATCTCTCTACGGGCAACTACAACTCCGGCACGGCTAGAATCTATACCGATATAAGTTTTTTCACCGCGAGCCAAAAGATCGGCGAGGACGCGGTGCGGTTTTTCCACCATATCACGGGCTTTGCGAAAAATACCGAACTGCACAGCCTCGCGATGGCTCCGACGCAGATCAAGCCGCGCCTTTTGGAGCTGATCGCCGCCGAAGCAAAGATGAAAGGCGAAGGAGAGATTATCGCCAAGATCAACTCGCTAGTCGATAAAGACATAATTACCGCGCTGTGCCGCGCTTCGCAAGCGGGGGTGAAAATCTCGCTGATCGTTCGCGGAATCTGCTGCTTGCTACCGGGCGTAAAAGGGGTAAGCGAGAATATCCGCGTCGTGTCGATCGTGGGCAAATTTTTGGAACACGGACGAACCTTGTATTTCAAGCACGCCGATCCGCAGCTGTTTTTCAGCAGCGCGGACTGGATGCCGCGTAATTTAACGCGCAGAATCGAGCTGATGACGCCGATTTACGACGCGGAGATCGCGAGGTTGCTGCTGTGCGTTCTGAAACTGCAACTTGGCGACAAAAAACAGGCTAAGGAGCTAAAAAGCGACGGGCAATACGCGGCGTATCAAGACGGCGGCTACGACGCGCAAGGCGCGCTAGAGGCGATCGCGGCTAAACTGCACGAAAATGGCGAGCCTCGCGCCAAAATCGCTCCCGCGATCGAGGAGTTTTTGAAGGCAAACGGCTTATAG
- a CDS encoding gamma carbonic anhydrase family protein, with translation MISAFNDHKPLIGDRVFIAPSADVIGRCEIGEDCSVWFGAVIRADVHRVKIGARVSVQDGAVIHVTHSVLADESDGFPTVVGDDVTIGHRAVLHGCVIENACLIGMGAIILDGAVIGAESIVGAGALVTQNRVFPPRSLILGSPAKVARTLSDGEVKELYASASRYVALKSSYLA, from the coding sequence ATGATTAGCGCGTTTAACGATCACAAGCCGTTAATCGGCGATCGGGTTTTTATCGCGCCTAGCGCGGACGTAATCGGGCGTTGCGAAATAGGCGAGGATTGCTCCGTGTGGTTTGGGGCGGTTATACGCGCGGACGTTCATCGCGTGAAGATCGGCGCGCGCGTCAGCGTTCAAGACGGCGCGGTTATTCACGTAACGCATTCCGTCTTAGCGGACGAGTCCGACGGGTTTCCGACAGTCGTAGGAGACGACGTAACAATCGGACATCGCGCGGTATTGCACGGTTGCGTTATAGAAAACGCCTGCCTGATCGGAATGGGCGCGATTATATTAGACGGAGCGGTTATCGGCGCGGAGTCGATTGTGGGCGCGGGCGCGCTAGTTACGCAAAACAGGGTTTTCCCTCCGAGGTCGCTGATTTTAGGTTCGCCCGCGAAAGTCGCGCGGACGCTTAGCGACGGCGAAGTTAAAGAGCTTTACGCCTCCGCCTCGCGTTATGTCGCGCTGAAATCGAGTTACCTCGCATAA